Within Sphingobium aromaticiconvertens, the genomic segment GTGACGGCCACCTATCGCAGCACATGGCCGTCCGGCTAAGACACATCTGCAATCGGAGAGAGTTTTCCAATGGCGACACAGCTCGATTTTCCACCGGCGCATGTCGATCCCGCCCGCGCCGGGCACTGCGCGCTTTTCGATCGCAAGATCGTCTATGAGAGTCCCTACGAGACCATCATTCCCCAGATCCATGAGGGGCCGGCGGTCTTCTATGCCGATAACATTTCGTTTCAACAGCCGGGTTGGGTCGTTCGTCGCCACGAGGATCTGAAGAAGATCTACAACGACGCCGAAAATTTTCACAAAAGCGGCAATACCGGTTTCGCGCGACTGATCGGCGAAGACTGGAGCATCATTCCGACCGAACTTGATCCCCCGGTCCATACCGGCTTCCGCCAGGCGCTCAATCCGATCTTCTCGCCGAGCAAGATGATGCAGCTCGATGAAATGGTGCGGACCCGCGCACGCCATTTTATCGACAAGTTCAAGGACAAGGGCAGCTGCGAGTTCGTCGCCGATTTCGCGATCAACTTTCCGATCTCGATCTTCCTCGATCTTATCGGCTTGCCACAGGAACGGACGGCCCAGTTCCTCGACTGGGAGAACAAGCTTCTGCACGGCACGGATCTCGATGCGCGGATCAGCAGCGTGCACGCCGTGAAGAATCTGCTGCTGGAAACGATCGCCGATCGCAAGAAACGCCCCGGCGACGACCTGATCAGCAAGACGCTCGCGCTTGAGGTCGATGGCCGAAAGTGGACCGACGACGAGGTCTTCGGCCATTGCTTCAATCTCTATATCGGTGGCCTGGATACCGTCACGTCAAACATGAGTCTGCACTTTCAGCATCTTGCCACGCACCCGGAGGATCAGGCGCGGATGCGTGATAACTCATTCTCGCAGAACGTGGTTGCGATCGAGGAATTGCTGCGCGCCTATGCGGCGGTCTCGACCAACCGGATTTGTTCAAAGCCCTATGAAATAGACGGCCAGACGATGATGCCGGGCGATTATGTGATCATGTCCACGCCCCTCGCCGGCCGTGATCCTGAAGCCTATGACGCGCCGAATGAAGTCAGGCTGGGTCGGAAGCCGACCCATGTTACGCTCGGGCACGGAATCCACCGCTGCCTGGGCCAGCATCTCGCTCGCCGCGAATTGCAGACCGCGATCGAGGAGTTCCTGAAAGCGATCCCGCGTTTCTCGATCGAACCCGGCTTCAAGACCCCGTTCTTTCTCGGTAATGTCATCCATGTGCCGGTACTGCCGCTGACGTGGAACTGATCGGCCGCCAAGGTCAAAGAGTAAGGGACGACGCGATGCGCCCGACGTTCTCCTTCGCCGACCGGATCATGTGCCGACTTTGGGTTCCTATCGGGAGAGAGGAACCCCCTCGGTCCAACAGGTCCAAGTTCGCACGATTGGACCGGGAGGATCGCATCGATGAGTGACACGACGCCTTTTCCAGAGCGCTATGGTGCCTGGGCGCTGATCGCGGGCGGTTCGGATGGCCTGGGCGCCGCCTTCGCGCGCGAGGTTGCGGGGCGGGGTATGAACTGCCTGCTCGTTGCCAGGCGCCAGGAACCGCTCGATACTGTCGCTGCGGAACTTTCAGGCCGGTACGGTGTGGAAGTGCGGACGCTTTCGCTCGATCTTGGCGCTGCCGACGCCGTTTCGAAGCTCGAGAAAGAGACCGCAGGCATCGATCTCGGATTAGTCGTATTCAATGCGGGCGCGGAGGCATCCGGCGCTTTCTTCAACGAAGCGCCCTTCTCGATATGGCGCGACCTGCTCCAGCGCAACGTCCTGTTCCTGACCGAAGCGCTGCACAGCTTCGGCAACCGATTCCGCGGGCGCGGGCGCGGGGCTCTGATCGTTGTCGGCTCGGAAGCAGCATTCGGCGGCGGCGCGCGCGGGGCGATGTACACCGCCAGCAAGGGCTATGCGCTCAATCTATGCGAATCGCTGTGGGCGGAACTTCGCCCTTATGGGGTCGATGTGCAGACATTGCTGTTCAAGATCGCGGACACACCCACGTTGCGCGCTGTTCTCGAACGCAAGGGCATTCCCGTCGAGGCGACGGGTGCCGTTGCGGTGGAGACGCTCGCGCGCGAAACAGTTGTGGCGATCGGAGACGGTCCCCTGTTCAATTATGACGAAGAAACGCCGGACGATCCGCTTACGTCCAACAGTCTTCGCAGGGCGCGGGTGTTGAACGTAAGCGTTGCATTGGAAGGCTTCTACGGAACCGACAAGTGATCGGCAGGATTGATTTCGGCCGTTTTTCGCGTCGCCTACCTGCCGGAAGAGGGGTGAGTGCAATCCGTCAACTTCTCTAGTTCGCAGGCATAATCAAATACGAGCGGTCAAAGCACCGCCCGGAATATGTTTGGGGAGTGAAAACATGCAATTCGAATTATTGGGCGCGCGCACTTTGTGTGCACTGCTGCTGGCGGCTGCCTCCGGACCGGCGATGGCGCAGGGCATTGCGACGAGCGCCGCTACGGTGCCTGTCGCGGCCGACACCGATCGCGATATCGTGGTGACCGCACGGCGGACCGCTGAAAGCATCCAGTCGGCACCCGTCTCGGTCACGGCTTTCAGCGCCGATACGCTGCGCCAGGCATCCATCAAGGATACGCAGGATCTGCTGGTCAAGACGCCGGGCGTATTCCTTGCCGGTTCTGGCGGGCGCGAGAACACGAACTTTTCGATCCGCGGGCAGTCCAAGGCGCTTGCCGGCAATAGCGCCGCCGCCGTCATCAGCTATTTCGCCGAAGTCCCTTCGCCAACGGTCGGGTCGAGCATTCCGACTTACGATCTGGGTTCGGTGCAGGTGCTTAAGGGACCGCAAGGCACGCTGTTCGGTCGGAATACGACTGGCGGCGCCATCCTCTATTACCCGACGGCTCCATCTTACGAACTCGATGGCTACGTTCAGGCCTCTTACGGAAACTATGATTGGCGCATCCTTGAGGGCGCACTCAACCTGCCGATCGTGGAAAACAAAGTCGCGATCCGTATTGCCGGCCAATATCAAAAGCGGGATGGCTGGACGAAGAACATCGGCGTCGGTCACGACGCGGATGATCTCAATTCGCGCGCGCTGCGCGGTTCGCTGTTGCTTGAGCCCTTCGAGGGCGTAAGCAACACCACGATCGTCGACTACTACAAGAATAACTCGACCGGCGGCGCTTCGGTCCTGACCAACGTCTTCGCCGGGCCGAACGGACTCACCGCCACCGGCACCCGTTCGGGAGCGCTCGAGCAACTCGCCCTTCAGCGCGCCCGCGGCCCGCGCGTGATCGATTCCGATATCGATGCATTTGAGCGCGCCAAGCGCTTCGGCGTCACCAATCGCACCGAGATTGATCTTGGCGCCGACGTCCAGTTCATCAACATCTTCGGTTATCGCCATACCAACGTCGATTATTTCTCGAGCGTCGATGGCCTGCCCACGCTGATTTCGGACGGCACCGGCGCGATTCCGGCCGGTCTTCCCGTGATGGTGGTCGGCGGCCGCCAGACGTCGAATGTCAAGCAGTTCACAGATGAGGTCCAGTTCAAGGGAAAGCTGCTGGACGACAGGCTCGACTGGCTAGTCGGCGGCTTCTATCTCAAGAGCAAGCCAGTCGGCCCGAGCGGCACCTATATCCCCGTCTTCATACTGCCTGGCATCACCAACGCCAACTTCAACTACAGCTTCTATAGCGAGGAGAGCAAAGCGCTTTTCGCCAATGTTGGCTACAAGCTGGATGGTATCGCCGATGGCTTGAGGATCAACGCCGGTTTCCGCTACACTTGGGATAAGATCAAGGCCTGCATCGGCGCCGGGAGAACCCCGAACCCGACTGTCACGCCGGGCGATTGTCGCGATGCGGCTACCACGATCGTCAACTCGAGCCGGAACACGACCTCCTCCAAGGCGCCGACCTGGCAGGTCGGACTCGATTGGCAGGCGAACCGCGATCTGTTCCTCTATGCCGTCACGCGCCGCGGCTATCGCTCGGGTGGGATCAACGGCCCGACGCTGGCCGGCCGCCTGACGCAGTTCCAATCGTTCGCGCCCGAGAAGGTGACCGATGTCGAAGTCGGCATCCGTTCCGATTTTACAGCTGGTGACGTCAAGATGCGGTTCAACGCCTCACCTTTCATCGGCTGGTATAGCGGCGTCCAGGTGCCGATCTCGGGCCTGAACACGCAAGCGACCTGTAGCCTGACCGTGCCCGGCGGCACGAATGCGCCGCGGTCTCCCGATGGCGATTGCGATCCGGCGAACGATCCGAGCGGCGGCACCCTGCTGGTCAACGCGGGCAAGACGCGCGTCGCGGGTATCGATCTGTCCGGTCGGATCGCGCCGACCCGCACGCTGTCGTTCGATGGCGGCGCGACATTCCTCAATCTGAAATCGCGCTCCATCACGGTCCCGGCCGCGCTGCTGCCTTATCTGGGGATCGCCGAAGTACCGTTCAATCTCGTTGCCAAGACCACGCTCACCGGCGGCGCGCGCTGGACACTGCCGCTGCCGGAAAGCGTCGGCGAGGGCATCCTCTCGATCGATTACTATCATTCGAGCAAGGTGCGTTCTTCAGACAACGTGCTGCCGGCCTATGATCTGGTCAACATGCGCTTCGATCTGAAGGGAGTTGCCGGGACGAACTTCGATGCGGGCTTCTTGATGCGCAATGTGTTCAACAAGAAGTATCTGGCGTCCAGCAATGTCGGGTCGGCGCCGCTGGGCATCAACAGCAGCTTCTACGGCGCCCCGCGCACCTACGGGATCGAACTGCGTTACCGCTTCGGCGACTGATCGCAAACGGTCGAAAAGAATGGGCGCGGCCGGATCGGTCGCGCCTTTTTCG encodes:
- a CDS encoding SDR family NAD(P)-dependent oxidoreductase, yielding MSDTTPFPERYGAWALIAGGSDGLGAAFAREVAGRGMNCLLVARRQEPLDTVAAELSGRYGVEVRTLSLDLGAADAVSKLEKETAGIDLGLVVFNAGAEASGAFFNEAPFSIWRDLLQRNVLFLTEALHSFGNRFRGRGRGALIVVGSEAAFGGGARGAMYTASKGYALNLCESLWAELRPYGVDVQTLLFKIADTPTLRAVLERKGIPVEATGAVAVETLARETVVAIGDGPLFNYDEETPDDPLTSNSLRRARVLNVSVALEGFYGTDK
- a CDS encoding cytochrome P450: MATQLDFPPAHVDPARAGHCALFDRKIVYESPYETIIPQIHEGPAVFYADNISFQQPGWVVRRHEDLKKIYNDAENFHKSGNTGFARLIGEDWSIIPTELDPPVHTGFRQALNPIFSPSKMMQLDEMVRTRARHFIDKFKDKGSCEFVADFAINFPISIFLDLIGLPQERTAQFLDWENKLLHGTDLDARISSVHAVKNLLLETIADRKKRPGDDLISKTLALEVDGRKWTDDEVFGHCFNLYIGGLDTVTSNMSLHFQHLATHPEDQARMRDNSFSQNVVAIEELLRAYAAVSTNRICSKPYEIDGQTMMPGDYVIMSTPLAGRDPEAYDAPNEVRLGRKPTHVTLGHGIHRCLGQHLARRELQTAIEEFLKAIPRFSIEPGFKTPFFLGNVIHVPVLPLTWN
- a CDS encoding TonB-dependent receptor, with the protein product MQFELLGARTLCALLLAAASGPAMAQGIATSAATVPVAADTDRDIVVTARRTAESIQSAPVSVTAFSADTLRQASIKDTQDLLVKTPGVFLAGSGGRENTNFSIRGQSKALAGNSAAAVISYFAEVPSPTVGSSIPTYDLGSVQVLKGPQGTLFGRNTTGGAILYYPTAPSYELDGYVQASYGNYDWRILEGALNLPIVENKVAIRIAGQYQKRDGWTKNIGVGHDADDLNSRALRGSLLLEPFEGVSNTTIVDYYKNNSTGGASVLTNVFAGPNGLTATGTRSGALEQLALQRARGPRVIDSDIDAFERAKRFGVTNRTEIDLGADVQFINIFGYRHTNVDYFSSVDGLPTLISDGTGAIPAGLPVMVVGGRQTSNVKQFTDEVQFKGKLLDDRLDWLVGGFYLKSKPVGPSGTYIPVFILPGITNANFNYSFYSEESKALFANVGYKLDGIADGLRINAGFRYTWDKIKACIGAGRTPNPTVTPGDCRDAATTIVNSSRNTTSSKAPTWQVGLDWQANRDLFLYAVTRRGYRSGGINGPTLAGRLTQFQSFAPEKVTDVEVGIRSDFTAGDVKMRFNASPFIGWYSGVQVPISGLNTQATCSLTVPGGTNAPRSPDGDCDPANDPSGGTLLVNAGKTRVAGIDLSGRIAPTRTLSFDGGATFLNLKSRSITVPAALLPYLGIAEVPFNLVAKTTLTGGARWTLPLPESVGEGILSIDYYHSSKVRSSDNVLPAYDLVNMRFDLKGVAGTNFDAGFLMRNVFNKKYLASSNVGSAPLGINSSFYGAPRTYGIELRYRFGD